The DNA sequence TGATTTCTAAATCTGTGGTTGTGTATCACCCCTTGTGAACTTGTGAAAAACGTCTAAGCGTGAGAAATTCAAGTTTGTCAATCTGTCGAAATGATCTGTAGTTACAGACAAAcgtgaaaaaacaaatgatgtgAGCAGTGAGTTTAGGCAAAGACGTCAAGATCAGAAGCAGAAAACCTGACACACAGATCTCTGCTCACAAGTTGTACTCAGATGTTCACAAACTTCTCTCAGTTTTTGTGTAACCTCACCATTGATACAACTTTTACGcaaattttattattgtttctaTGTTTTATTCAGAAATGCTAGTGGAAACGTTGGTCTATCAGCCCACatgttggtccagactgaaatatctcaacatctaatTGGATTGTAGTGaactttgtacagacattcatggttcccagatgatgtcaTAATAACTCTGATCCCCTCAAGTTTccatctagcgccaccatcaggtaatgtgtccaatactttggtttatgactaaataactgcaaaactaatgacatacCCACCAGCTTTgcgtttagtgctaattagcaaatgtttcaactaagatggtgaacattacagtgtttcctctgtattcttaaacacacaatatttaagccgctaggggtctcaatcaaaacaacaacaaaacacggagtgtgatgatggtgtgaagtagcaagggatcatgggagtcgttgtcttcattgttaaacaagcAGCTTCTTCAGGTTAGGATTactgttcatcgttcaggatgtttttaccgggagttgaattacccgcagaggtctcctcctctccaaaacaaacaaacccagtgattaaaaccagtaaaaacactgaataaagcagtttcacattaaaaatcaatgtTCCTCCAATGTTGTTCGGCTGGCACAGGACTCCTGTAGGGGCTGCTAGCTGAGCGGCTGCTAACGtttgttcagcttgtttctctgataacttaagatccagacgttcgatgactaaaatccttcatctagttaaaatatatagttaaaaatgaccaagatctaaaaagtttatcataaaaatgtggcttaaaactgaatgaaagtcAGTTTATAACAGTTTCCGTCGAACAACCACAATGCCgacgtattatcttgtatgtgtgtaagttactctttggtagacgccattgtagcggacaaacacagcgccgccgtatgcatcttgtgcgtgtttactctttggtagaggagatATGACGCcgttgacaggcgaccaaatgaaacggtccgttactttgaataaaattacagatttctctgggtttgaaaatagttggaaacatttgggataatgtaagtacacaactcaacaaaatatataacataggtctagttgtttttagacattttaatgcagaataattGCATATTATAGCTTAAATACGGATGTGCTGCTTTGGGCAGTAAATCTGGTTTTGTCCCATATCTGTTGCTGATTGGATCTAAGTTATGTTTGAAGTTGAGGCtccagtgttaaaaaaaaaaaaaaaagtgttttaatggCTATATAATCACAGCTTCTAAAGCATCTGAACAACACTTTAGTTTTAGATAACATTAAAGCTAAATGAATACAGAGGAAATACTGCATTATACCTGCTAATCATCAGCATGTTaccgttagcatgctaatgtcaggctaacgttagcatggcATGTAGACTTGTTTCCTACAGACTGCAGAGGCTCTTCACAGGTTCACGCAGGGTGACGGACAAACTCAAGCTTTGAAGTTAGTTTTGAACATCATTTCACGACCTCTGAATCTCATTCTGCCTTACTCGAGCCCGTATCGCTCCACTTTCCTGAGCTAATTTACAACAACAGTTTCTCAGATGGAAAAACTGCACTTTTAAGTTAACTTTGAGTTCAATAACTTTACTGACTACACCTGTGCAGTCTAATATCCCCGCCTCAGCGTATATCTGTACAAAActcatgttcagtttttgttgacattgttagAAAATTCAATGATTCAATGAGATGAAGGTGTTGTTGTACTGAActacatttataatgataagTGTTTCTCTCATTTCCATACTGGACATGAAACAGAATATTAGACTAAATATGACATCAATGCTAAAACTTTATGGCACAACAGTTGTATTGGGTTGCATTAGACTgtacaggtgtacctaataaagtggacATAGAGTGTATGTGACTGAGttatgagggttttttttccaagtaTTGATTAATATAATacatcaatatttttcttttttatagtgTAATCATCTTATTGAATGACGCTGTAATCCACAGATTCACAGAGTTTTTAGCAACAACACAAAAGCGTCAATATCTTTTCTTATACATTCTTTAAGCCGTGTTAAACAATCAATAATCAGTATTTGCTGGCGAAATTGAATCCTTTTGGTAGCTTTTTCCCAGTTGTTTGATCCTTGATTTAAAATGAGCTAAAAGTGTCTTTCAGCCGGTGGAGCAGACCAGTGGTCGCTGTGGTTTTCTCACCTGAAACATTGAACTCATCCATCAGTCCGGCTCACACGGGGGGAGATAAAACTTGAACTAAACACAATCAGTCACAGATTAAACCAGCTGGATGTTGCCACTACATCGAGTAAAGGAGGAGAGCGGTTGATCTACACTGATGCGCTGCGttgttttgcttgtttaaaaatatatattttttaagttgAATAACTTATTTCCTGGCAAAATAAAGACAACTGTTGAGAAAgagatttctgttttctttctttccttcactTCCAGACAAGTTAgtgagtatgtttacatgcacgtTAGGATCCTGGTTCATCATATTTGGGATGGGGAGTTTACATTGAACATGaaaaacttattattattatgtctgGATATACATGATCATAACTATCAAAGTTTACGATCACCTGGCTGCAGGGGTGTCtcgattcttcttcttctctggttgtCTGTCCTCTGCATTTACCATTTGATGGAAAACAAGAGTAACGATACAATTAATTATCTGCATTACTGACGTTGTTACTgctaaataaatcaataaattatcaACCACAGCTACATTTATGTTTACCGACAGTGGTAAATATGCTGCTGCTGAGGGTGATGTTCTCTGCAGTCAACATGAAGAtaataataaagacattttaaaatacaaaatgtttcagAGAGATGCAGCAGAAGAGTCACTCAGGAGATCCTGGAAAAcgaagaaataaaagaaatgagaaaaactaaaatgtaaGGATTTACATAAAGATCTCACAATTAAAATTTCTGACTatagagaggaaagaagagcgtttcttattttatttatgagaTTATATGTTTTTCTCTGAGGGACGCAGGCTAATTAATGGAGACTGGACGGTGACAGTCGCTGTGATCTTGTCTCAATCTTTTGTTTGCATCGTTactgctctttttttaaatacttattattttaaaaaaaatacagacacacaaagcaaaaatcAATGAAGCGAGGAACAAAGTGGCGAAAAGGTTACAACATAGAGTATCTCCTGAGTTTATACCGAAGACCTAATCTGAATTATACAGTCATCTCTATCAGGGAACAACGTTTGATTCTTACAAACAAGATACTTTATATGTGAAAACCACTGTGACCACTAGAGGAGTCCCTCACCTCAAAAGAGGAATTCCCTCTAACCAACCATCAATGAGGTGAGAGATCAGCCTCATTTGGATGTCGGCGCCTTcgtttgtgtttctctttcgTGTTTTCAGGCTAAATGTTTCACGTCTGTACTGTTTTAGGTTGTCAGGGATTTTCATGACTGGACTGATGACATGACAATGTAAATTAATAGTGCTGAACTCGTATCAGTGTAAACAATCTGCATAATGTAATCAAAAGTAGTTAAACTGCTCACAAGTTTTATTTACCAGAAACAAACTCgtgtaaaacaggaaataaattgATTATAATGACAACAGAGTGATTTTTAAAACTGGGTCTCAACTATTTCAGAGGCTTTGTTCTAATGAAAATTACTAGaatgaaaatatactgtaattgcAGCTATGTGACAACAGTGATCTTCATATTTACTTACAGTAAACAGCATAGTGAACTAGTtgcatgggggggggggctatCAGGAATTGATTGAAGGAGGGAAGAATAATGATGTGATTTGGGTTGAAAAATATCCAGGAAGAGCAGATGAGTGCAAACCTGCAGGCTTCTGTCCCAGTATGTCCTCCTGTAACCGTCGTCCTCAGAGACGCATATGACCTTCAGTTGCTCCATCAAGTCCTCAAGCTTCTGCCaatcacacatttaatttgttaCAAACGAGACGGCGTCTAATGGACTGaccagaaaacaacaacaacaacaacaatgctgCACAGATCTACAACACACTCAGAGCAGTTAAAGAGAGGCATGAACATACTTTGAGATCTTCTGAGCCTTTTGCTGAAGCACTTCATGATGTCACTCCTCGGCATGCATTCCTCCCCCAGGCATACACAACGTTAGGCTTCGCTAACTGAGTCACAGATGGAAGTTAAACCACGTGACATGACAAATGGACGTTTACCTCTATGCACTTCTGCTCCAACTGATTCTGCTTCCTCATCATGTCTCGGATCTggtctttcttctgttttgcaGTTCTCAAAATCCTCTGAAATCCTCcaatatttcaacttttactCACCACTTTTACTGTGATTTCATTGACATCTGATATGTTTGTTAAATGCATGAATAGCAGAAATGTCCCATATGAATCAGAAAGTACCCCAACAAGATCTGATGGAGAGTTTGGATAAAGTTTGAACTTTTACTGTCGTTGGATCTATCCAATAAATTGTGTAGATTAGAGTTTTGTAGAGGGTTTGTGGAGGATTTAAACATTTCTGACTCTTGGTGGTGGCATCACAAAAGACCCAGTAAAGCAAGCTGAAACCTTTTGTCTTTACATTCTGTGAGTAAAATGTCGCCATAATCAATATGAAAAATCTATGAAAAGCAGatgttactgttactgtcaAACATCTTCACATTAAACTAGTGACGTCAACGGTTAACCACCGAGAACATTTCTGACCAGTTACACATGTCGGTCTAAAGGTTAATTTTCATACACACTCCGCTAACAGCTAGACAATGacgtgttcacaacatcagatattctttttgaatggatgaAGCTTCAGTGTAAAACTGACTTCTacacagagtgttgcattatgggatgtTTGTAGCCTTTAGGCTGGGTTGCACCAACAAGGATTACATTTTAAACCTGATTGAGTCATGGTTTAACTTTAAATTATGTTGCACCAAACTTTATAACTAGCTTAAAATTAAGAAGGATTCAATTGAAACCACAGTTGAGTTTTTACTCTAAACCcagattaaatttaaatctgttgcatcaaaactttaaactccaatttaaaatgtaatttgggTGAGCAAGCATCTCCATACGGATTCAATAAACAGTGATTAGTTTTTAATTGTGCAATGGAGGTGTGCTTACTTTTAAATCTGGATTTACTCATTTTAAGCACAGTTTTGCTAAACTCTGATTAGAACTAATCttatattaaattaatctttATTGGTGCAGCCCAGTCTTAATCTTTTTGAGGCTAATCTAATCTATCTGATTCTACTGACTGTATGCCAACCATAATGTTAATTCACTCACAGCATTATTTGAAATTAGCATTACAAACCAATGTGTTAAACTGTCATTTCCATGTTGCATTTTAACCTGTTTTCATCTCGACCTGAACCTGATTGTTGGGCATCTTCTTGTTGTTCTCTCCTTTGTTCTGCCATAACGTTGCTCTTCAGCcggacagaaaaataaacaaattattaattAGTCACAAAACCTCCAAACACAGCTGATTTCTGGCTTATGCTGAGCTTTCTGACTGACTGTCATTGTCACCATTATTGTgacaaaaactgattttaaaaaaaagtttacttaCCGTTGTGAAATATCACTGCCACACAGAAAAATGACGCATATCTGTTGTATTGATATCGTTACTTTTGTGTACTttcagaaaaagaggaagatgatcAGTATACTGCACTATTCACAAACATCCTTCTGCCAGAAGCACGAGTGGTTCTCAGTGGTTTGCACCTAATAATAACCATGTGTTGACTGTGCAAGTATTCCATCTTGGTGTTTATTTACTTGAGGGACTACACATTTGTCCAACAATCCAACATGTGGAAGTCAGGGACAAAAATACTTTTGgcttttgatttttggagccagaagtgaccatatttggacgagagggtgtaGCTGACCAtagcactagctgctagctctgttagcacggtgcatttacaatctatggttaacagtgatcatgctaatgctaatgctaattttcgctagcgaaaaacaggcctaaaaccgttaaaacaaaatgtactcactaGAAAAACTTGACTCATTGGTGGGTCTTCTATTaaaaccaaacgctgaacaagacttttttaggtgaccataatgttacaattaactttagtgaactgaaaacacactgtgaaatagcagcagctacgcctatacaAAATGGTTACGTTATGTCaatgttgttgccatggtagcgacttgtcaatcacaatgtagccacgtcctaaagcatacgctgctttatcgtctttttactctaaatgggaccataattttcaaaatgaacatcatggtgtattgaagaagacttgaaactagtgattcaGATCAtaaaactcattaggaaacagtttactgaggtaataaatcaagagagaattagggtcattttctcatagacttccatacaattggacttctttttgcagccagcagagtcgccccctgatggccattagatagaatgcaggtttttggcacttccgcattggcttcattttccAGCCTCGGAGGATGCCGCATGTTCTAGATATGTTAAAGCTGTCCACATCATAACAAATAATAAGTAGCTCTCTATTTATCTAGATTTGGTTAAGTAGTTCTCTATCTAGATTTGTTTAAGTAGTTCTCTATTCATCTATATTTGTTCAAGTAGCTCTCTATTTATCTAAATTTGTTTAAGTACCTCTATTTATCTAGATTTGTTTAAATAGTTCACTATTTGTCTAGATTTGTTTAAGTTGTTCTCTATCTAGATTTGTTTAAGTAGTTCTCTATTTATCTAGATTTGTTTAAGTAGTTGTCTATTTATCTAGATTTTTTTAAGTAGATCTCTATTTATCTAGGTTTGTTTAAGTAGTTGTCTATTTATCTAGATTTGTTTAAGTACCTCTCTATTTGTCTAGATTTGTTTAAGTTGTTCTCTATCTAGATTTATTTAAGTACCTCTCTATTTATCTAGATTTGTTTAAGTAGTTCTCTATTGATTTCTTTCCTTCGATCTCTGGTGCTGCTATAATGTGAATTATAGTAGTATAGAAGTTCAAATGTAGACAGACAACTACTGTCAGTGAATCTGTGTTTAGAAATAAgccaatcacaaaaaaaaagcttctgaAACTTTggaaaatagtttttaaaaagtgatttacATGTATAATCAACAATATAATCAAAAGAATCATATGTTTTCTGAAACTTCAGTAAACGTTCACAGTTCAAGAATATGATTATATATGAATGAAGAATGATGTATTGCTACCAAATAGAGacaagagatttttttttatatataaatcaacagtatgtatttttttattttttattgggCGCATCATTAGTGAATTTGTGCCCCTTGAAAAAATATTGGCGCTTCCTTTTTCCAAAAAATATGTTGCCTACGACCTAATATTTGTACTTCGTAATCAATCGGTggagatgttttttctttaccaGAAATTTGCATAAGTAAAAACATTGCTGAAGCACTTTTCCTCCAACAACAGTTTTTATCTCATCAGTGAAAACAAAGGGAAGCACAGTGATGACTTCTTCATCATCAGCTCTTATCTGAAAGTGCCGTTGGCTGTCTTCAACACATTATGCTCATGCACACAGATAAGTAAAAGAGTAATCTTTGCCCTCAGAATCAGTTAATCATTCAGCTCTGGCACCATGAAGGTCAAGGAGTTAAAAGCTTGCGACAGTTTGAACTCAGAGAAGATTCCTCCATCGCTGGTGTGGCAACATGGCTTCAAAACACTCCGAGGATGCAGCCGGGGACACGAGCTACGAGAAACAAAGCAGTGGACTCATGGCGAGCATCAGGACGTTCAAGCCCAAGGAAGTTTTCACCTGGTGagtggagagaggagatgagaagGTAGCTCACAACATTATATATCTTTGGAACTGAGATCTCCCAGCAATTAGACAGCAGTCTGTTCTAAACAATGGTGGAAAATGTTCTTTTCAAATAGAAGTACtattagtttattttaaaacaaatgcacacCAACTAAATGCAATCTAGTTTTTAGCAAAGTTAACTGCTGAATGTGATCCTCCTGCTGTAATTGTATAAAGATGAGATGTCAGAGTTGAGGTTCTGTAATCTGACAAATCATAAACGATAAATTAAACagcacaaatgaaataaaaacagattctTCTTCTTGacttattacctcagtaaactgtttcctaatgagtttatggtcttaatcgctagtttcaagtctttgtcaatacagcatgatgttcattttgtaaattatggtcccatttagagtaaaaaagacgataaagcagcgtatgctttaggaTGTGGCttcgttgtgattgacaagtcgctaccatggtgACAAAGTTGATTACATCACGTAACCATGGCATACAAgcatagctgctgctatttcactgtgtgttttcaattcattaaagttaattgtaacattgtgattgcctaaaaaaagtcttattcactgtttggttttaataaaagacccatcagtgagtcagatgatcagtttttccagtgtgtacattttgtttaacgcttaggcctgttttttgctagtgAAAATTGGCATTAGCAGCGGCAtgatcactgttaaccatagattgtaaatgcaccgtgctaacagAGTTAGCATCTAGCGCTATGGCCCTCTCGTCCAATtatggctccaaaaatcaaacatggcgacggccaaatccaagatggcgatggtcaaatcgctacactacaggcttcaaaacagcagttcacaaaccaatgggtgacatcatggtgactaggtccatattttttacagtccaTGGGGATTGACTCTCTTTTAGAGCCTCAaatggccatttgaggaactgcagtttttggcacttccgcattggcttcatttttcagccctggaggttgctgcttggtgttgcttttatattctgtcttgatgccttttatgctccatgtaaagcactttgaatggccttgttgttgaaatgtgctatactaataaacttgccttgccttggtCTTTACATGAATTTTATAGATGTAACAGGGCTTTAAAATTGCAGCCACCATGACTGTAATATGCTCTCAAGAATGTTTAAAGTGCACAAGACTGAAAACAACCACTTGGTAGCTGTGAAGATGTGacgctctcctctcctctctctcaggcAGCTGGCCAGGACGCTGTGCATGGGTCAGGGTCTGGCTGTACTCATCTGTGGGACAGCCGTCTCCTCCCAGTATCTGGCCACAAACTTCCACGTCAACACACCCATGCTGCAGAGCTTCTTGAACTACACCCTGCTGTGTGCCACCTacaccaccctgctgctctgcAGAACAggtaaccctaacccctaaccctaacccataaccctaaccctaatccataaccctaaccctaatccataaccttaaccttaaatcctaaaccctaacccttaccctaaccctaaagaATAAACAGTCTTTCGAACCACAGAAGTCGTCTGTATTGAGCGCACGCGTCCAAACTAGTTTCTACCCAGTCTAGCAATCACTCAGTAGCTTTGAGTAGCAATAATCATCACacatatgatcagtttatgatgcattgttatagataaaactacccaacagtaacAGTTAAAATAAACCCCACCTGGACCAACTACtgtacaacagtaaaatgcttcTCTCACccattaatatataattattcatgtatttactTATTTGGCAGccacttttgtccaaagtgatGCACAAATAATATTCTATTAATATAACAGTATGACACTCACATGGTCATTTTAAGTACTTATTGCAGATAATACATTTTCACTTACATAAAGGATCAAACTTCCTTCACCAGAGATGCAAACACAAAAGTATACAAACTACAGTATCTATACAGAACACAGCCCAAAAATATCTGTGATGACAATTTAactgaatatttaatatttagagGTGAACATTTATGACACAGACAAAGGTCTAAACTGCCATTTGTTAAAGTCATCATGTCTTCTTCCTTTGATATTaactaatatattttttattgaatagTTACTTATTCTATTTCATGATATTAACAAGTcaaaagttttaatttaatagtttgtCAATGAGAAATTAATGTGCAAATTTCCCAAGTAATTAACAGAACACGTCAGTACTGAAGTTCAGGGATGTTCCCCTTTAAAACACAGGGGATGGAAATATTTTACAGATCCTGAAGAGCCGATGGTGGAAGTATCTTCTTCTGGGGCTGGTGGACGTGGAGGCCAACTACGCTGTGGTTAAAGCCTACCAGTACACCACCCTCACCAGTGTACAGGTGGGTGTagcttgtctttgtgtgtgtttcataagACAGGCGATCATATTGCCTCAATGATCATTACTGTCGATTAGATTTGAGTAACTCTCATTGatcaaaactaaacaataaacTTGCTGTGATTATGGACGTTCTGTTTCTTATTATTTGAAGTATGTGTATGATCTATATTTATGGTTTTAAAGTACATTCTgtatcactttaaaaaaaaaaaaaaaaggaatgttttTAGTGTAGGTGTTAATATTTGAGATGATGTCAGTTTCTGCTTGTCTTTTATATGTATTGATATTTGTGTTCATACAtaagtgtgtttctgtctccagctgCTGGACTGTTTCGTGGTCCCGGTCCTGATGATCCTGTCCTGGTGGATTTTGAAGATTCGCTACAGGCCGGTCCACTATGCGGCCGTCTGTGCCTGTCTCCTTGGAGTGGGGGCCATGGTTGGTGCCGACGTGCTGGCTGGACGAGACCAGGGCTCCAGTAAGTAAGAGTTCATCAGTGTCTCCTAGGATCGTATTTTATAATCCATCAGTCAGGTTACTGGTTGGACTGGGTGAAGATTATGGGAGGGGTACAATTTAACCCTTTGTTGACCAACCAAATTCCACTCTTGTTGTATCACTGATACATTTATATGTAACCAGGTGCAGAATGTAAACATGTGGGTGTGATTCTGTGAAACAGTAACAATAAAGAATTACCAGTAAGTCAATATTCAACATAGTAAACTTACTCAGTATAGTTATAAACCACCATTGAACCAacataaattattatcattaaaacCATTAATAAAGCTTGCACACGTCATACAGTTCACTCCAATGAAAAGCTACAAAAATAAGGAGCTTtctcaataaaataatcagtgGTTTGAGTGAATATATTCCTTCACTAGTTGCAAagctttacggcttaataaaatttaaacgagtgagttataaaaaaattcaccccccgtacagttgtcatgaaagaggaaattagctttagagaccaaaaccgttttttgtaccaggctgtaaacatgtttatttctgctgtaaagttgggcattttaacatgggagtctatggggattgactcgcctTTGGAGCCTccagtggccattcaaggaactgcatgTGGTAACCAACCTGACCAGTGTCTACATTTAATTGGCTTTCTCACACAtttgtttagtccagtggttctcaaagtggggtcccgGGGCTCCCAGGGGGTCACTGTAATTCCATCTATAAGtgacacaatgacagaatgtatgaatattttggtcatgggtttcagtTTAAGGGAATCACTGGTTTAGTCAATAATGCTGCAATCAGGGCTCAAACTTGTGTCTGTTGCAGGGGTTTggttttcctttagtttccaTTTTGTCTGATTTGAAGGCTACTTGTTGTTAATGTCCGGTCTGTTAGTCTCCACCGGAGATATCAAACCTCTCTGAGCTTACATGTGATTAATCGTCTTAAACTTGTTAAACTTtagtctttttctctcctccttgcTTCTGGTTCTCAGCCACAAACATCTTGTTAGGCGACGCTTTGGTGCTGCTCAGCGCTTCGCTGTACGCTGTGTCTAACGTGTGTCAGGAATACACGGTGAAGAACCGGAGCAGAGAGGAGTTCTTGGGCATGGTCGGCCTGTTCGGCACCATCATCAGCACCATACagatgtaagtgtgtgtgtctctgcatgtgtgtgtgtgtgtgtgatccgtCTCATGATTCATTCTGTTTAATCTGATGATATCTTTTCAGGGTGATCCTGGAACGTAATGAAGTTGCAGCCATCCAGTGGAGCTGGCAAGTCGGTGAGTGAAGTGAAGACAGAACATGGCCATGCAGGGATTTCACCTCTCCTGGTTGCTTCAattgattttacacaaaaaactGAGATAgatagaatagaaattaaagaTATATCCATAACTATAA is a window from the Thunnus thynnus chromosome 7, fThuThy2.1, whole genome shotgun sequence genome containing:
- the LOC137186545 gene encoding solute carrier family 35 member F2-like, which produces MASKHSEDAAGDTSYEKQSSGLMASIRTFKPKEVFTWQLARTLCMGQGLAVLICGTAVSSQYLATNFHVNTPMLQSFLNYTLLCATYTTLLLCRTGDGNILQILKSRWWKYLLLGLVDVEANYAVVKAYQYTTLTSVQLLDCFVVPVLMILSWWILKIRYRPVHYAAVCACLLGVGAMVGADVLAGRDQGSTTNILLGDALVLLSASLYAVSNVCQEYTVKNRSREEFLGMVGLFGTIISTIQMVILERNEVAAIQWSWQVGLLFSGYALCMYTLYSFMPIVMKLSSATSVNLSLLTADLFSLFCGIFLFEYNFSGLYLVSLVVILIGFITFNAVPTPTEGTDPAITSSSSSSSSICEGGFYDNPVANQSDITKQEVAVRITAEEEEEEEEKRRASGPSQSLEGRRDDEDVVAVGHSTKM